Genomic window (Thermodesulfobacteriota bacterium):
AGCCGGGAGAGGCATAAACAGGCCGGCGCTACTCCTCCTCTACTTCCGCTACGTTCGGAAGCGTGGTTTCCTCTCCCTTGTAGTTCCTGAAGACGTACCTCTTGTCGGTCTTGTCCACGAAGTAGTAGTCGGGCATGAGCGGGATCTTGCCGATGTTGGTGGAGACCACGTACATTGGCTGGGCGAGCCCGCTCGTGTGTCCGCGCAGGGCGTCGCGGATGAGCTCGGCCCCCTTCTCGACCGACGTGCGGAAGTGGTCGAGCCCCGGCGCGGCCGCGCAGTAGAAGACGTAGTACGGCCTCACCCTTATCCTCAGGAGTTTTTGGTGCAGTTCCCTGAAGGTCTCGACGTCGTCGTTTATGCCCTTCATGAGCACCGCCTGGTTGCCCACGCTTACGCCCGAGGAGAGGAGCCCGTAGACGGCCCTCCCGACCTCTTCGGTAATCTCTCTGGGGTGGTTGCACTGGATGTTGACCCAGATGGGCACGCGGTGGTAGCCACCCAGCACCCTCTTCAGCCCGTCGGTTATACGGTGCGGCAGCACGACCGGGGTCCTGGTGCCGAAACGTATCATCTCGATATGGGACATCTCGCGGAGGCTGCGGACTATGTGCTCGATCTTCTCGTCGGAGAGTATAAAGGGGTCCCCGCCGGTTATGAGCACGTCGCGCACCTCGGTGTGCTCCCGCAGCCACCTGAGCCCCTCCTCCACGTCGAAACGGAGTTTCAGGCTCTGATCCACGACGACCTCCTTACGGAAGCAGTGGCGGCAGTAGTTGGCGCACGAGTCCACTATCGTAAAGGCCACGCGGTCGCGGTACTGTCTGGCGATGGTGTCGGGCCTCTTCTCCCCGGTGGCCCGGTTCTCCTTCCAGATGAGGAAGTTCTCCATCCCGTGGCGGTTCTCCAGCTCCTTCATGGAGGGGACGACCTGTCTCCGTATCGGACAGTTCGGGTCGTCACGGTCCATTAAAGAAGCAAAATAAGGGGTGGTGCCCCACCTGGTGCCAAGGTCCCTTACCGCCTCCTCCTCCTCGGGGGTGGGGTTTATATACTCCCTCAGTCGCGCGAGGGTGTTGACGTAGTTCCTGAGCTGCTCTTTCCACTCCTCGCAAGGGTATTCCCTGGCCGTATTCTCTCTATCTTCTATGTTCAGATATCTGACGCTCATGGTTGGTCCCCCTTCCCGCCGCCCCGGCCCCGTACGGAAGGTCCCGGCGCGGCCCTTATAACTGTAACATTATACCATGAAACGGCCATAAAATTCAACCGTTTTCACGGGGAAAGCTCTTGAAAAACATATGGTTTTACAAGGGGTTACGGGCTTTAAGGCCGTCTTTCATACTACACCCTTTTCACCCGCCCCCGCCCCGGGCCAAAACCCCGGGGGAAGCCGGATTATACTCTGATTACAAAGCCGTTGCAAGACAATAATTGCACCCTAAAAAGGAACGATTTTAAGGACTACCCTTACGGGTATATGGTAGTTGATATTGCGATGGGACCGCGTACGCGTTGACCGTGCGCCGGCACCTAAAAGAACATCCTCCACCCCACCCTCGCCTCGGTCCAGTAGACGCCAAAGCTCCTCTCCCGCATGATATCGAGCGAGAGGGCGCTGTTGGTCCCGAGTTGGAAGCTCTGCCTGAGCGCTGCCTCGTAGCGGCGGTGCTCGTCGCCGAACTCGTACCAGAGGGATTTAAAGGAGAGGTGGGCTTTCCAGCGCTCCGTGAGCTCCCCTATCACCCCGCCGGAGAGCCCGAGCCCGAGGGCGTAGCTCTCATCAAACCTTCCGCTTATAAGGAGGTCGCTCTCGACCATCGCGTAGCCCACGGCGAGCGGGCCCTTATAGACGACCCCGCCCGCGGGACCGAGGCGGTAGACCAGGTGGTCGTTCTTGTCCGGGAAGAGCCTTTGCTCGAAGCCGGTCATTACCTTCCAGGAAATTGTTTTGAAGAGCCTGTCCCTCGGCGCGAGCGAGACGATGTCGAGGATCTCGAACGCTTCGAGCTCGACCTTGCCGTCGGAGGGGTAGTACCTCAAGGCGGTGTCGAAGAACTCTATCTGCGAGCCCTCTATGTAGCCCTCGCCGGGGTCCAGGAGCGCGTGGTAGGCGGGCCGGAACCGGAGTTCCTGGAACCCTCTGTCGTCCTTAACGCCGAGTCCGAACGAAAGCCTCCTCGACAGGTGCCCCCGGTCGGGACGGGACGGGGGCTTTATGTCGTAAAAGCCCTCTTCGGTCTTGCCGAGCTTTCCGCGGACCTTCAGGATTTCGAGGAAACGCTCTATGTAGGCCTCCTTCGTGAGCTCGCCTCGGGCGTAGTCGTACTGCAGGTACTCGGTGGCGAGGTCGAGGGTGCGGATCTTCTCATCTCTTCCCCCCTCCCCTTGAAGCACCTCGCCGGGGTCCGCCCTCCCCCCGGCTACGTCCATTCCTTGCTCCCTGCTCTCGTCGTCGAGGAGTGAAGCGATATACCTTATCTTCGTGGCCTTCGACGGCCGGTACTCGACCTTACGGACGAGCCCGGCGTCATAGACCGCTCTTATCGTATCCACGGGTATAACCGAAAGCCCCATCCGGTCGGAAAGGGAGAGGGAGGGTCTGGCGGCCTCGAGCAAGAGGAGCGGGTGGTAGGAACAGTTCTCGTCGAAAAAGTAGTAGTCGGAGTATATCCCCTGCAGCTCCCAGAT
Coding sequences:
- a CDS encoding KamA family radical SAM protein, which codes for MSVRYLNIEDRENTAREYPCEEWKEQLRNYVNTLARLREYINPTPEEEEAVRDLGTRWGTTPYFASLMDRDDPNCPIRRQVVPSMKELENRHGMENFLIWKENRATGEKRPDTIARQYRDRVAFTIVDSCANYCRHCFRKEVVVDQSLKLRFDVEEGLRWLREHTEVRDVLITGGDPFILSDEKIEHIVRSLREMSHIEMIRFGTRTPVVLPHRITDGLKRVLGGYHRVPIWVNIQCNHPREITEEVGRAVYGLLSSGVSVGNQAVLMKGINDDVETFRELHQKLLRIRVRPYYVFYCAAAPGLDHFRTSVEKGAELIRDALRGHTSGLAQPMYVVSTNIGKIPLMPDYYFVDKTDKRYVFRNYKGEETTLPNVAEVEEE
- a CDS encoding DUF4105 domain-containing protein, with amino-acid sequence MFFIFMAASTAGASDDAYLSELLNLAEEKALHEARYWQVLLHYKSRRGGMESLVDDHKFFLSPNGKRDPKAELAATIRGFFLFLFREDVENDDEHPRCRFPARYAWLKKNLDMDESGLPPVECKKFDEVMEEVNPRSAVFVFPASYMNSPASMFGHTFIRIDTTRESKLLSHAVNYAAITEETFGPFFAFKGIFGLYPGYFSILPYYQKIKEYSDVDQRDMWEYYLDLTEEEVWRMVLHIWELQGIYSDYYFFDENCSYHPLLLLEAARPSLSLSDRMGLSVIPVDTIRAVYDAGLVRKVEYRPSKATKIRYIASLLDDESREQGMDVAGGRADPGEVLQGEGGRDEKIRTLDLATEYLQYDYARGELTKEAYIERFLEILKVRGKLGKTEEGFYDIKPPSRPDRGHLSRRLSFGLGVKDDRGFQELRFRPAYHALLDPGEGYIEGSQIEFFDTALRYYPSDGKVELEAFEILDIVSLAPRDRLFKTISWKVMTGFEQRLFPDKNDHLVYRLGPAGGVVYKGPLAVGYAMVESDLLISGRFDESYALGLGLSGGVIGELTERWKAHLSFKSLWYEFGDEHRRYEAALRQSFQLGTNSALSLDIMRERSFGVYWTEARVGWRMFF